The genomic DNA TGATTGTCTAGATAAATAATCGCTGGTTTGAACCGATCATGAAGTTTAGCTATTCTGATTTGATTGTTTAGGGATTAGGCTATTTAGGACTTGGTTGATTGATTAGATCTGGATGTTATGATATTTGAAAGGTTCCTGCGCAGAGTACTGATTCAAGATTCCCCTTGACTCTGCTCCTTTGTTTCCACATAGTAGCAGCTTATATAGATTGCACTTGACTTTGCTTCCTGACATTGATTGGGTCCAATAGAATTTAGTTCCAAGAAGTTGGGATTAGATATACAACATCTGGAAGGTTTTGTGCAATTTGTATTTGTTCTCATTGGATTTGCTCCTgtcacatttttttcctttgcaaCGATCTCAGTGGATCTACTACATTGTTTCTGTCCTTGTAATCTTTTTCTTGAACATTTTATCTTGTACTCGTTTTTATTATATCAATGAACAATCATTGactgttgtggaaaaaaaaaactagacaAAAGAGGATAGGAAAGAATTTAATAGTTTTCAATAACCtccaaaatataattttcaagtaGTTGTGCCCACTTAACAAGTCgattagttttattttatttttttcccattaTGGCATATAAGGCTTAATTGATGTATTacatagaaaattttaattgcgATAAACATGCAAAAACAAACAAATCGATTTGTGCGTGTatctatccaaaaaaaaaagaaagtaaatcGTGTAAGTTATGAATTGCCAAACCGAACACTTTAAGTGATAAGAACCTATCTTATTGTTAAAATTAACATTCTCAAAagagcctttttttttcggttatattCTGATAAATATTATGTATTGATGTCAACTCACGCCTATTTTCTAAAGTATCTAAGCTATGACgcgtattttttttttaattgtaagCAGTGACACGTATCACACCGTGGCAAGCATGCTCAAAATAAGCAGTGTGGGGAAAAGTTTCTCTGTTTTCCAGCGTAAGAAAAGCATGCTCATTTATCtatatacaataataaaaGCAAATGCAATGTGTACGAGGATGCCACGTAAAATCAACCTAAATTATGATTGAGTGACTTTTCAAATTACTGTCaatgaaaatttgataaatacaaataatattGCGATGCCACCTTAATCATGGTAATTCAAATGTTTACAACTCATTGAAAGTCTAAAAGTCATAATCACGGGAGTCACGGAAATTCAAAAGTCCCCAACTCATAGAAATCCAAAAGTCACTAATTCATAGGGGACAAAACCGATATATAGGGAATGATGATCCCTCTATTTCTAGATGATGATCATATATTTTGCTCTCTTAATTTTCTTGATCTTACACCTTCGTTTCTGTAGGACCACTCAAGGATTTTGCACGAAAAAGAATGTGGAATGGATGAATTTCTGGATGGAAGGTTAAAATTTGATCTCCTCGTTTTGTCAATTGTTAATTGATTACATTAATTATTGAATGCTATGCTCGAAAATTgcttttcataaataaattcaaCTTCCACAAACGAGGCAGGGAATTGGAGAACGGGAAAATTGCATGCATGGATCCTTCAGTCAACTTAGTGGCGACgtcttatttttctaattcgTCCTGAGTATCCTTAGGTAAATGAAatacacataatatataagtCTTCATCAGTTTCTCTTCCTTGGATGCATCTTTCAGATGCCGCAAAAGCACCTTCCAAACATCATTTGGAGAATGATAGGACGATAGTTGGTCGTTCCGATTTCGTGATTGTCATCCCAAAGTCGAGAACTTGAGATTTGGAGTTTTGTGTGGAGCTCCTCGGGATTTGAGGGggcgtttgattttagagttaaagtaactttgattttgattttgattttgattgtgaaaaaagaccaatgagatggtattataaatttgacttgagaaacgtgtatttttgttgtttagtgggtagagttaaaatcaaaatcacgattttaaaatcaaactcaaATTTCAAACGGGGCCGAGAGTCTTCATTTGCACAGCTTTTGTggtcaatttttcttttgactATGGAAATTGATAATTCCCTTCAAACCCCATCTCTAAGCTTGCGTTTGATTTTCGAGTTGGATAAgttatccaactcaacttgattttgtgtaatgattacaaaaaaatatgatgtgtgagaatatattatatatgaatttattataaaatttgattataaaaagaggatgaaaattttgttattataaaatgattagaaaaaaatatgagtgagaaattattagtaaataacaaaaaaagataaaaaagtaatgattatattgttgaacttgaaaaagaataaaattgaaattgagttaaattgagtaaaattataatttgaaaaataaacaaaacccTTCATTCTCACTTTATTTAAAGGGTTTAGAATCAGTGACCCCCTTGATCATGCATAAGTAAATGATTAATTGATAGATATTTGCTCCTCTAAGCACTTCCTTTTACTTACCAAATCTAAAAACTATTAATTAGGTGGTATTTACTTACTGCATATAAATTGTGACCAACTCGGCTTTGAAATATATCAGGTGGATCCAAGGAGAATGCGAAATATGCATTGCAAACTTAGAGATGGAAATCGAATTCCTGATCTCATGGTGCTTGTTGTGATATAGCATTGATGCACTGGAGTCATTTCCGACTTTCTGAATTTGAAATCTCGAATTTAATCTGAACTGTCTCGAACCTCCCGATGAGAATCTCGGATTTTATTGGGCCGCTATAACAACTAAGAACTTTTGTTTTCGGTCCATGTATCATCATTTGGACCCACTACAATTCTATAGCTCTTCATTTTGGGCTAGAAGAAAAGTGTTTCTAAGAACCTATTTGGGCTTTTGATCCCAAACACTGGTcatatttattctatttttatttaaccaTAATCTCCGGGTTGAAACGAAAAAGTAATATGTCGACATCGCCAATGTACCTGCAGTACCAATCCTGACATTTTCATCGCAAAATATTGATTAAGTTGGGTGGGTTCCATGCATTGTTGTTACCGGATGTTGCACCATGGCAAGGGACATAGTTCTACGCCTTTTTCCATGTCTTCAATTACACGAATGCATATGAAAGAAATTGAAAGTTTATGGTGGGAAGGGGGAAgggaaaggaagaaaaggtTGATcaacagagaaaaaaaaattgttggaCACGTGGCATAACATCTTctatttatcatcaatttTCTCGTGTTGATTGTTATATACATAAACTAGTTGGGGAGTTTCTTGATTTGCACGAGATAGAACGTGATCTAGTTTTCTTAATAAACTTATTATATtgttatatacatacattaaATGCTatgtatattcatatatatatatatatatatatttaaactgTACAGCAAATTCCTTGATCTTCGGCCACTTGCCGTTCCTTAGATGTAAATGCTTTCATAAATCCATAAGGatgaaagaacaaaaataaaacacaACATCCGCTTGTATAAATTTAATCGCATGTGGGAAAGAATTTGAAGTGgaacaataataattgaatAACTCGCCTTTGTGTTTAGGAGTAGACACACTTTTTGAGAGCATGCGCGAGGTAGCGGTGTTATTtgggaaaattatttttgacaaAACTCCTTATGATTAGTTTAGATATAAGTGATAATACCACTACATCCCTCCCCTAAATTTGAGAACCAGAGGCCAAAGATCCTTGTACATATCTCTAATTGCAGCAATTAATGTAGGATGAAGGAAGATACTCACTATAGATTGTCCTGATCTCAATACATTATATTATCTATTTTTCTGAACGATGAAAAACCTACTAAAGCatacccaaaaataaaaagtactTGAGGAACGTCCTCTGCTCATCTATCTAGTTTCCTGGACGATGGAAAATATACTGAAGCACACTACAAAAAAGGagcaaaaagcaaaaaaaaaaaaaataactgtAGGAACGTACTTTGTTAGTTGCAGCGGAGTCTGTTGAGTAATACAACCAACCTATATGAGTAATACTTCCTAGGACGATGCAACCAAGGTATGTGGgtaatattttctatttataacgTATCTTACcaaatctaaaaaaatatattttgatttattttaagaatagatattattcgtatatacatatataaaattgagaaaataacaaCCGTTCctaaagatatatatttatatcttaaaaaaaattaaaaaattgaaaaaacaatGAATAGTTCCACAAaattcatatctatatatttttaaatattttaaagataatttaattaaaaaagtttaaaaaattgagaatattCTATTAAAACACAGAACATTATGAGTTCATTTGATcatgctttcatatatatatatatatatacacacacacacatatagaTAAGGCTGGAAGTTGGTAAAATTTTAAGAGATTTTACTTACGGGGAACAAATGCCGAACTACATGAACCAATCTTTGTTGGTATTTTCTGCTTAATTTTAACCATCACTAACTAGCATCATCTACTACCTAGTAAAGTGCATATAATTATAGAGCACTCGTGTTAAATATACAATGCTGTGATTTAATGGGCTACATTCATAGGGAGGCGATCCCTCAATCCAATTTGGCGAGTAATTAGCAACCCTGGGCCCTTTGGTGGGTCTAGTAACCAGGGACGAACTTAGGAATCAGTCTACCTCAGTTCATCTCAACAAGCTATAGTAACTCAAATTCGTAATTAGCATTAATATTCCGGACGGCATGTGCAACCAAACATAGGAATTAAGGACTCTAACACGGAATCGATCCAGAACAAAATGATAATCTATCCGCCTGAAACCTGCCCTCGAAGTATTCTTATGTACATACCCCTTCAAGACATCATCGGAGTTCCGCCCGATACGAAACACCACAAGTACACACACTAAACAAAAATACTCATATGATCTGAtctctattataatatatacttatatttattgcttatatatatgaactaCATACGAGATCTCTGATCAGATATGGTAATTTCACACGTGTATATATGTTCCATTAGAGGGCCCCACACTCGGGAGGCAGCCCACTGGGGAACCTCTTGCCATCCACACAGTAGTCATATATCCTAAATCTCTTCTGCACCcctttcatcttcttcacctCCTTAGGGTGTAAACCATCCCTCAGCCACGCAGTAGAGGACGAGCAAGACGAAGACCTCCTGTTCGGGGACAAAACACAGGCGCTGCCGGCGTTGAAGTTCCGGTAAGAGGCCGTGAATGGAGAAAAGGACCAGTCGGTCTTGATGAGGCCGCCTCGCGTGGCCCATTGGTCGGCATTGTAGATGGATGAAAAAAGCCGCATCGGCTGGTCCATGGGGAAGGCCACCCCCTTTGGCTTCATGTTCTTGAATTCCCTTATGGGGACATCATCCACGTAAAATCTGCTTCATTAGAAAATCAAGTGACGATTGTTTCATGACATCGACAGACCAAAACAATATTAATAGCTGCTTGATCTACTATATGATTACTATCTGCAGCTTCCAAGTTTACATGTTAACAAATTCTTGTCCCCGAACATCAGGTCTCACATATGTGGGATATCCCGACTCTAGTCCATTTACACCCCGTTTGGAATTAATTCTTGTAAGGAATTAATGACACGGCTTGATCTTATAAATTATCTCGAAGTTTtacatgcatacatacatacatacatattgtAGCCTCTGAACATTAGGTTTCGTTCATATTagctatatacatatatataccctGGCTCTATTCATTGTCATGTTCCGTACGACAGAGGAGACCATTTAAGGCGCCTCACGGGTGATTCACCTCAGTGACATCTCGAAGAATCTAgcaaacattttttattttgggttgaaactatcgaaatttttttattcagaCAATTTAAGGATCAAGGATAAACGTCAGCAATTTGGTATTTCTagaattattaattactttttttttgtttgtttgtctgcattttatatataaaaatacaatATATCCTGACTAATTTAACTCAAACATGGTCAATCTACTAAGAGAGTAAAGTTCTCTTAATTGTAAATTATTCTATTCACAAAACTAAAATATAAGACATTGTTTAAGAGGAACAAATGTCAAATCATTTGGATCACATTCATATTTTATCTGTTAATACACTGTCAAAAGTGGCACATCAGTAGAACTAAACACACGGTGCTAATAAACTGTCACGTTACCGAATTAAGGATATCATATATTGatgtctatatttatatttatattacttataGACGCTAAAAACTGTCACGTCACAAAATCAAGGATATCATATATtgatatctatatctatatttatataacttGTTTAAGATAAAGATAGGTTTTATAGAGGCCATATTTTCCCCCAAAATTATCTTATCCATACTATGCTCTTtctgactctctctctctccttcctcTCTCCGTTTTCTTCACTCATTTCTCTCTGTTCTTCCTTCgtcaattatattaattactctaattacaaattaaaatccattttcaattttaggaACGGAAATACACATCATtttataacataaaataattacccgaaaagcatttttttattgaaatgaataaaaaaatttaaaacttcaTTGTCAGACATGTGAATtgttatgtattttaatttgGGAAATATGTGAATTTTTTCAATCACGGACTACGCTCATGATGAgtctagtataataaaataaaataaaattttaattttaattttaataattaataaagagatCCCGATAGtttcattataaaaataaacccGCAATCTCTCGATTGAGAGGCGAGAGCATGTGTTTAGAAGTGTATAGACCTTTTTTTAGTAGAAGCATGTGAATTTTTATATACAGAGTCCACTTTTCCCAAGTTATTGGAAagaggaaatatatatacgaATAAACTTACATGACGGTTTGCGGATTCCAGAGGACCGAATAGGTGTGGAAGTCCTTGGTGGGGTCGAACCACAGATAGAATTGCTGCTCTCTGTCACCTTTGCCTTGAGTGTACACGTTCGTGTGGACCACGTACGGCTCTCCCGTCACATTCCCTAGGAACTCGAAGTCTATCTCGTCCCACGTAGATCCATCCGACTTCAGCTGTAAAAATAGCAATAACAATTCTATTCATTAATCCCCCCGAGAGTAATTAATGCGACTTACTCGTGACTCAAGTTCCGTCTCGAGAGCAGGTGTCACTGAACAGACTTACGTAGTAAGAGGTGACTGTGCCGGCAGAGTTTCCAGGCACGAGCTTGAGCTGCATGCCGATCCTCCCGAACATGTACATATTCTTTGACTGGAACCCCGACCCGGAGGAACTATCGAGAGACAGAGTCAAGACCTCTCCAGAGTTGAGAATCTTCGCTCTATTGCCTCCCCATGTGATGTCGAACTCATTGAAGAAGTTGGTAGCATGAACAGCCAACAGCATGCCCATGATGATCAGCAGTGTCTTGGTCATGAGTTCAAGTGATTTTGATAAGATAGCCATTGAAGTGAGCTTTTGCTGAATAGGGGAAGGAGGAAGTCGATTTTGGTGGCTTTGAGGAAAGGTTAAATAATGTCTGAAGGTGCACGGTCTGCGCTTTTTATAGAGGTGAATAAGAGATGACagagatttatttatttatttatttatttattaaagcGTGTCTCTGTCTCCCTTCATGCGGATACGGTGCTGACATATTCATCATTATTATACATAATATGAGAAAAGGGCTTTACAGTGACACAAATTACATATTTTGTATCAAGAGGTCCAGCAGGAATTTCATACTCTTGTATTTGTTTTGTTAGGTGATGACCCTagcttataatcgaaaaagtACTACATTAATCGGTTAAGTGCTGACTAAACGCTACCAATATGGATTATTTTAAGTGGTTAGACACTTGTTCTTTATAAGTAATATCGCAGATTCAAATATTATGACTGGAGAAAATTTACATTGGGAGAGCTCTATCTTTGAATTGGCAGACTTGACTTAAATTGAATATTTGGATCCATTGGGCTCGAATATTAGGggttgacaaaaaaaaaatagtgtcGACTAACACTTGGTTGGAGATTCTCGTTactgattaaaaaaagtacTTAAATAATTGTTAACGCTATAATTGGTGATTGGTCAACATTTAAAATACAGAACAATCAGAAGCAATTGTCATAAATCAAGTAAGCAATCCTGAAGATTTCGTGTTTTTgcttattataaattaataaaaccaTCCGCTACACACTTGAACAAGCTCTAATTCACATAATCCTACGACTTGATCCATTCGTTTCTAACTATACTTGCATGCATCGATCAGTACATGAAATTTGTCAAAACCCCAAATCACTTGGGCCGAATCGAAGCAGCCCTTTCAGTAGGAGGAACTACATGGGTGGCGCTATTAACAACTCATTCACCATGTTCACGACATGTGTCAATCGTGTTATATATAACTGACAAGTCCCATCGGATCTATAATCACAGCTGCTACGCAGGAGATCCTCCATTCGATCGTAATGGTAAACTGAAACGAGGCTAATCCTTGTGATTATGTCTCCAAACCGATACAATTGCAGAAGTAAAGAATGGACAATGATCAATCGAATCAAAAAGATAGAGATCGCAGAATTTGGGAGGGAGGGGGAAAGATGCAAACATCGACAGGTAGATGTGATCAGAGGGCACAGATGGCCGAGACAAATAATTTGTAAGTGCCAGCAGGAAGAGCATTGTGAGAACCACTTGTCGTTGTCGTCAAAGACAAGCCAGCGACTGACTGACTGCCCTGACCCTGCCATCACCCCCATCGTCTTTTGCTTGCCCGAACTTGCAGTAACCGTTCCGTTCCGTTCCGTGCGGGCCGCTTCCACCGTTTTCCATCCCCCAACCGACTCATAAACAGATTCATCCCCTGCCTTTTGGGCTTGCACCGAAAATATGTTGTAACCAATAATAGATTTGGATCGACCGAATGATGCGGTAAAAAAGGcggcaagtcggtacctggagaaaaataggttctgaatCCTATATCAAGGGAAACGgcatccggagcaaaactcaccgctttgctgtaatttttcgatttttaagGCAAATTTCATCATTTATGGTCTCAAACATgcaatttatgttatttatggcgtttttacaattttagggaagtttatgtttttcgtGCAATTTAAGCTTAAGTTTTGTACAACCCCAGAGTTGAAGACGGTGAATTTCAgatttatcaataaagttgtgGAGCTACCGTGCTCTTTCTCCCAATCTCGGATTTGTTTCGAGTTTGAAGCCtattcctggtattcgtaaaATCAACAGGTGATAAAGGTTGTTGTCTGGTATTCAtgcgcgaatcaacagatCGCAACTAGGTtccgctgcgtcagttggtatcaaagcctatGGTTGATCTTGATCGACCATGCTACCCAGGAGGAGGGATTGTGTGGACGATGTTATGGAGCGTGACAACTTGTGACATCTGGAACAGAGGATGGAGCAAATCGTCAATCAGAGGATGGATCGTATGATGGAGCAGCTAACACAGCAGGTGGCTGCACTTATGGAGAACCAGAATCGGAGAAACCCTAATCCTATTTCTGACCCTGATCgaggaaactgaaaaggagTCGGAAGGAGGGAACTATTTTGCTGATATTCCACGAAGATAGCAAAGGGGTGTTGTCGAGCATGACAAGAGGACGACCATTCGAGGAAGACAGGAGGCGTTGGGAGTCGGGGATGCGGACTGAAATTCTAGAATTTCATGGCAGCCTTAAACCTGAGGAGTTTCTTGATTGACTGGTTACAGTTGAGGAGATTTTGGAATTTAAAGGAGTGCCCGAAGACAAACGTGTACTTTTGGTGGCAATTAGGTTGCGAGACAGAGCCACGGCTTGGTGGCCGCAGCTCAAATTAACCAGAAGCAGATTGGGCAAGCCAAAAGTTGTGACGtgggagaagatgaagaaacaCTTGCGAGCCAGTTTTCTGCCATATAATTTTCAGAGATTGATGTATCAGCGATTGCAGAATTTACGGCAAGGAACTCGAACGGTGGATGAATATACCACCGATTTTTTCCAACTTATAGTTCGGAATGAAGTACATGAGATTGAAGATCAATTAGTGGCGAGGTATATCGGAGGATTGCGAGTGCAGATTCAAGACACTGTCAATATGTTTGACCCATCTAGTGTCTCGGCAACACATCAAAGGGCTCTACAAGTTGAAAAACAGTCCCAACACAACAACAATTTCGAAAATTCCTCCAGTGTAGGAAGTAGTAGTGGTGCGAGTCGTCTTGGTGGTAGCGGTGGTGGTAGTAGTGAAATGAACCGCCCTGGAGGAGGAGCCAACAGAAATACTGCCAACACAAACCAGCCAAATAGACCAACAGGTACTGGAATGAAGTGTTTCGGATGTGGTGAGGTTGGTCACAAGCAGTCCGAGTGCCGGAAAACCGCTGGCAAAAAGAAATTCTTCGTTGACACGGAGGGGGGGGGAAGATGAGGATGTGGAGGAAGCCGAATATCCTGAATTTGATAGTGAAGAGGTCGTCGACGAGGAAGTCGTGACTGGAGATACAGGAACGGCACTGGTTGTTAGGCGTTCATGCTTGACGCCTAAGGTTGCAGATGACAATTGGCTGATGCATAATATTTTCCAGTCCACGTGCACTGTTCTCGGTAAGGTGTGTCGTTTTGTTATCGACGCTGACAGCTGCGAGAATATTGTCTCTGCGGAAGTAGTGAAGAAATTGGGCCTCAAGACAGAGAAACATCCCAAGCCTTATAAACTGGCTTGGATGAAAAATGGGGGGGCGAGATTAATGTGTCAGAACGTgtattgatttctttttccattggCCTAAAATACAAAGATGCTATGTAGTGTGATGTGGTGGCGATGGATGCATGTCATTTATTGTTGGGGAGGCCGTGTCAGTATGATCGTCGTGTGATTCATGAGGGGCGGACTAACTCATATAGTTTTATGtttgaaaatgtgaaaattgagGGGTGGACTAACTCTATCTGTTGCGGGTCGAGGACTCCTTCCCCTTCCCTTTCTTCAAACTCCTATTCGCATTTTTCATAGATAAGgacatattatttaatatgtcAGGAGGTCTTATTCCTATCAATAATTATCTATGTCTTATTGTCTTATTAGCGAGTATCTCTCTTTGGAGCTAAAGCGCTAAAGCAAGTAACTGCAAGAAAAGTCCAACCGGCAGGAAAGTCATTCTACTCCGAGCACGTCTTGACCGACCTTATAGGTTGACATTCAACTACATTGATCTTGGTAAAATGTGCTTTATGGCAATATCATTTTTTCATGTGGTCTCAACCAGGAAGGATCAATCTGTGAGAGTGGATAAAAGGGGCCGATGGAAAGGAAGATTCAGGctcttttctttcatttcagactgaaaatgaaataaaaattgaaagccaaaaaaaaatccttacCGACTGCTCAAAATTTGGTAACTTCAACTCCATAAACAACCACTTAAGCCATCTGCGATGAATCAATAATTGGAAGTGCTTTTCTTTCGTAATCTAGCTAAATCAGCGTTTATATATAAGTACGTaactcaataaaaaatttccttatCCGTGAAATTTCTAATGAATCAAGATAACCATTTGTTCCGAGCGTTATTTCTATCTACTATTATCTAAAAATAAtcagaaaatattatattcgTAAAATAGAAACATAGATGAACTCCACTGAATGTGAAAAATATACCTGATTAGTTGATTCAATTAGAATTAATTGTCAAGTCATCCATGACTATTAAAAGACGAATCTTTTGTTACAATAGAAGCATAAGTGATGTGGATTGTTCAAGAATCGAAATCGATTtgctttatatatttatgtcgTTTGTGACTCAGCAATcccaaagtttttttttgtattcttTCATAACAATACCATATCGAAAAAATTCCATTATTGACCCATTTTGCATTAAATCATAAGGATTGATCTAGCAATGATGGAATTTCTATTGTGTTTATAGAGAATCACCTAATTTTTTCAAAGCAACTAGAAAGAGATTCTTTAACCAGAAAGTATTTAGTTCATACGTAGGGTACCTAGAAATTTCTATATCTTGTTTGCATATCTACTTAAACATTTATAGGCCGAAACATCTCCCGACTGGGTCTCAATTATTGGTATAAGAATTCGTAGATGAACAAAGATACAAAGAATATCAGTTATGTGTAAACAAAGAGTTTGAGAGTATAGGTAAACAGatcaatcaaatttttattcaacCCTATAGAATTGAGAATTgctattctttttctttaagcTCATTAAAGGGCTTAGTATGCCTACATTTGTTGAAACATTTCCGGTTATTTTGATAGATGGAGACGGAATTGTTATACGAAGATAGTGATGCTTCCATCACTTAGAGGACCGGGAAGGAAGCACCTcaggtgtgcgcacccgaatttcatctcgtcggggcacgcgtgcgcgcgcctatgcaacgcggcttgggagtgtctaccttcccggggacgcgcgacggacgcacgtgagaaggagtcgccacttgccattttacgacccgaaggtcgagggccggcaagttacccgggtctaggggtacggggtacacctaatttgctaaggcaatggtctgcgaaacccgaagttccgaattcgggggttctgttacatgcgagcctatatctcgcatgccctatcggtactctagcttgtctaggcttgccattttaatttaattaccgcttaattaggttccgctcatcttacgcgttttgacaccgtaaattcgaaggaacactccgaccgtccactctccgaccggaattcttacatgaataaatgtacaacataaatccttacattgtcctctcaaataaataaaatacaaattacagcaactgaatcccggtcgaatcgcgttcggttattattccactcgtgctcaccgtgtggtttgaaaagaccggaattgaaattagatgcgctcagtgttagggggggtagaccccgtgatctacggtgGGGCGTTGGATCCCCTATGGGTCGCATCCTAAgggatcgagctcgatccgcataacaaaacaagtgcaagaatgtaacaaaacgggcataaataagcaaacaacgattttgttattgccgaatttacgtgaattaaccgattattaaccggggtatcttggcatacaaatcctaccctaaaacaaacaaagtagGTACAagtgtgaatcgatcaaggatcgcctcgggaaggtatttcgcatttggcattattttatgaggacctgacgtacgtgacgtctgttgtcaaCCCTTGTGttttgt from Punica granatum isolate Tunisia-2019 chromosome 2, ASM765513v2, whole genome shotgun sequence includes the following:
- the LOC116194493 gene encoding probable xyloglucan endotransglucosylase/hydrolase protein 25, whose protein sequence is MAILSKSLELMTKTLLIIMGMLLAVHATNFFNEFDITWGGNRAKILNSGEVLTLSLDSSSGSGFQSKNMYMFGRIGMQLKLVPGNSAGTVTSYYLKSDGSTWDEIDFEFLGNVTGEPYVVHTNVYTQGKGDREQQFYLWFDPTKDFHTYSVLWNPQTVIFYVDDVPIREFKNMKPKGVAFPMDQPMRLFSSIYNADQWATRGGLIKTDWSFSPFTASYRNFNAGSACVLSPNRRSSSCSSSTAWLRDGLHPKEVKKMKGVQKRFRIYDYCVDGKRFPSGLPPECGAL